In the genome of Balneola sp., one region contains:
- a CDS encoding DUF2752 domain-containing protein produces MRLVNKHSEWMVFLIGLILMASMNPYEQGTTWCLLEHIGLPFCPGEGLGHSIAFFARGELIKSFEAHLVGPFVVVGLICRILFIWKNLYQQTTMDLKEKNYV; encoded by the coding sequence ATGAGGCTTGTCAATAAACATAGCGAATGGATGGTTTTCCTTATTGGCTTGATATTGATGGCAAGTATGAACCCTTATGAACAAGGCACGACCTGGTGTTTACTAGAACATATAGGATTGCCTTTTTGCCCGGGAGAAGGGTTAGGGCATTCGATAGCATTTTTTGCAAGAGGTGAATTGATTAAATCTTTTGAAGCGCATCTTGTAGGACCTTTTGTCGTAGTTGGGCTCATCTGCAGAATTTTGTTTATTTGGAAGAACTTATATCAACAAACTACAATGGATTTAAAGGAGAAAAACTATGTCTGA
- a CDS encoding YceI family protein, which yields MKRVIITFLAGILISLNISAQSYYTEEGKAVFKSKVPLHNFTGTSENLVGMIKMEDMSVDFYLDLETLDTGNGKRDKDMKLTLETDKHPFGEFFGNITTDFDPESSEEQDVSVVGNFTIHGITQEVEIDGSLTVTDDGLLVKAAWILNLEDYEIKPPKLLFVKVDENQEIEIEALLKPTDE from the coding sequence ATGAAAAGAGTCATAATTACGTTCTTAGCAGGAATTCTGATTTCGCTGAATATCAGTGCTCAATCTTATTATACAGAAGAAGGAAAAGCTGTTTTCAAATCCAAAGTGCCCCTTCATAATTTTACTGGTACTTCTGAAAATTTAGTCGGTATGATTAAGATGGAAGATATGTCTGTTGATTTTTACCTGGACTTGGAAACACTCGATACTGGAAATGGAAAGAGAGATAAGGATATGAAACTTACCCTGGAAACAGATAAGCATCCTTTTGGTGAATTCTTTGGAAACATTACTACTGATTTTGATCCTGAGTCATCTGAGGAACAAGATGTAAGTGTAGTCGGGAATTTTACTATCCATGGAATTACCCAGGAGGTTGAAATTGATGGCTCTTTGACGGTCACAGATGATGGATTACTTGTAAAAGCGGCGTGGATCCTTAACCTTGAGGATTACGAAATCAAGCCTCCAAAACTACTCTTTGTTAAAGTAGATGAAAATCAGGAAATAGAAATTGAAGCATTACTTAAACCAACTGACGAATGA
- a CDS encoding TM2 domain-containing protein — protein MPEAQGDEGLYLNKLFSDMKEDEIRKFVNAYRARRKDPQMILITCLLGLLGFAGIHRFLTNQIGMGILYFLTAGLCMIGTIVDLVNHKDLAFQHNRGVAQEIKSLL, from the coding sequence ATGCCTGAAGCTCAAGGAGATGAGGGGCTTTACCTTAACAAGCTTTTTAGCGACATGAAGGAAGATGAAATAAGAAAATTTGTGAACGCATATCGAGCTCGCCGGAAAGATCCTCAAATGATACTTATTACTTGTCTGCTTGGCTTATTAGGTTTTGCTGGTATACACCGATTTTTGACTAATCAGATTGGTATGGGCATTCTCTATTTTCTCACCGCAGGGCTATGTATGATTGGAACTATTGTTGATTTAGTAAATCACAAAGATCTAGCATTCCAACATAACCGTGGAGTAGCTCAGGAAATCAAATCCTTGCTATAA